A window from Erythrobacter sp. YJ-T3-07 encodes these proteins:
- a CDS encoding MBL fold metallo-hydrolase: MVQIPPRPWPTGTPEKPEPLVTRVLAPNPSPYTFTGTQTYLVGHGSDRAVIDPGPDEAEHLDAILAAAGDARISAILCTHTHRDHSPGATPLAERTGAPVMGCAKLVIADNGPRLDESFDTTYEPERVLSDGEAVSGEGWTLRAIHTPGHTSNHVCFALEESGALFTGDHVMGWSTSVIVPPDGDMGHYLESLDKLYGREDRVYYPAHGAPVEKPQQLVRSMLGHRRQRERQILKVLADGPRSLPEFIPIMYRGLDPRLEKAAQMSVHAHLIHLERRDMVNRSGERWTAL, from the coding sequence ATGGTTCAGATTCCGCCCCGCCCATGGCCGACCGGCACGCCCGAAAAGCCCGAGCCGCTGGTCACCCGCGTGCTCGCGCCCAATCCCTCGCCCTACACCTTCACCGGGACGCAGACCTATCTGGTCGGCCACGGTTCGGATCGGGCGGTGATCGACCCGGGGCCGGACGAGGCGGAGCATCTCGACGCGATCCTCGCCGCAGCGGGCGACGCGCGCATCTCCGCGATCCTGTGTACCCATACCCACCGCGACCATTCCCCGGGCGCCACCCCGCTGGCCGAGCGGACGGGCGCTCCGGTGATGGGCTGCGCCAAGCTGGTGATCGCCGATAACGGCCCGCGCCTCGACGAGTCTTTCGACACCACTTACGAGCCCGAACGGGTTCTATCCGATGGCGAGGCGGTGTCGGGCGAAGGCTGGACGCTGCGCGCGATCCACACCCCCGGCCACACCTCCAACCACGTATGTTTCGCGCTGGAGGAGAGCGGAGCGCTGTTCACCGGCGACCATGTGATGGGCTGGTCGACCAGCGTGATCGTGCCGCCCGATGGCGACATGGGGCATTACCTGGAAAGCCTCGACAAGCTCTACGGCCGCGAGGATCGGGTGTATTATCCAGCCCACGGCGCACCGGTCGAAAAGCCCCAGCAACTGGTCCGCTCGATGCTCGGGCACCGCCGTCAGCGGGAGCGCCAGATCCTCAAGGTGCTGGCCGATGGGCCGCGCAGTCTGCCTGAGTTCATCCCGATCATGTACAGGGGGCTCGACCCGCGGCTGGAGAAAGCTGCGCAGATGTCGGTTCACGCCCACCTCATCCATCTGGAACGCCGCGACATGGTTAACCGTTCTGGGGAGCGATGGACCGCCCTTTAG
- a CDS encoding DUF4230 domain-containing protein: MPVSDDQTETAVEHETPVKDAKPVKKARPPFLPWFLVILLLAAIAWIGWRTYGPNRMGDPIGTTLVSFEKQNRLVVFTAEFAPVVASKDSRFFGALQSRQIAVIPARVDYSVDLSKMDRSRLSWNAETQTMDVRLPSLELSKPNLDEARAKYMREGLWITRDAEDDLSRNNTEIAEREALDSARSPALMELARASARAAVQQNIAVPLAAAGYRGITVEVSFDGDTPRKLGSPAKAATKAAEKTSTR, translated from the coding sequence ATGCCTGTGAGTGACGATCAGACCGAGACCGCCGTCGAGCATGAAACGCCCGTGAAGGACGCAAAGCCGGTCAAGAAGGCACGCCCGCCGTTTCTGCCATGGTTTCTGGTGATCCTGCTGCTCGCCGCGATCGCATGGATCGGCTGGCGTACCTACGGCCCCAACCGGATGGGCGACCCGATCGGCACCACGCTGGTCTCGTTCGAGAAGCAGAATCGGTTGGTGGTGTTCACCGCCGAATTCGCGCCGGTCGTCGCGAGCAAGGACAGCCGCTTTTTCGGGGCGCTGCAAAGCCGCCAGATCGCGGTGATCCCCGCGCGGGTCGATTATTCGGTCGACCTGTCGAAGATGGACCGATCGCGCCTCTCGTGGAACGCCGAGACGCAGACCATGGATGTGCGCCTGCCCTCGCTCGAGCTGAGCAAACCCAATCTGGACGAGGCGCGCGCCAAGTACATGCGCGAAGGCCTGTGGATCACGCGCGATGCGGAAGACGATCTGAGCCGCAACAATACCGAGATCGCAGAGCGCGAAGCGCTCGACAGCGCGCGCAGCCCGGCGCTGATGGAACTGGCGCGCGCGTCTGCGCGGGCAGCGGTGCAGCAGAACATCGCCGTGCCGCTCGCCGCAGCGGGCTATCGCGGGATTACGGTGGAGGTCAGCTTCGACGGGGATACGCCCAGGAAGCTGGGATCGCCCGCCAAGGCGGCGACCAAGGCTGCCGAAAAGACCTCCACCCGGTAA
- a CDS encoding BCCT family transporter: MTDPVLQEAADNPSQWRLVANRPVFFGSAILIVAFALFGALFSETAGQVFDRLQALIVADFGWFYILTVAGFLIFIVFLTISKYGDIKLGPDWSEPEYSHLSWFAMLFSAGMGIGLVFFGVAEPMLHYAEPPRGDPLSVESARQAMVLTFFHWGVHAWAIYAVVGLALAYFAFRRGLPLTPRSALYPLLGERIHGPIGHAIDIFAVLGTMFGVATSLGLGVLQVNAGLAFIAGIPQSPGIQIGLIAVITGLATMSVYLGLDKGVKRLSEFNILLAVILLAFVLVTGSTIFLLQAFVQNTGAYLGQVVERTFRLYAYEPNDWLANWTLFYWGWWIAWSPFVGMFIARISRGRTIRQFVLGVLVVPVLFTFLWMTAFGNTAIALDMAGVAPLAQVVQDNLPTALFATLAELPLSSITSVAATLLIVTFFVTSADSGALVIDTITNGAAEAPPVWQRVFWAVCAGAVAAVLLVAGGLQALQTAAIASALPFAVIMIFICYGLLKALAMEHAGGVPDYGVLPSQPVDPDISWKKRLSTITGSFRKEQVAEFLEQKALPALEDVAAEMRRRSLAPELTRDGGDVLLSVPHGEHGTFSYEVRARSFRPPSFAWAEAHRPGDEDKRHFRAMARSSEGGHPLDVTGYTTEQLIGDLLNRYEHFRHARRLA, encoded by the coding sequence ATGACCGATCCCGTATTGCAAGAAGCCGCCGACAATCCCTCGCAGTGGCGTCTGGTCGCCAATCGCCCGGTGTTCTTCGGGTCGGCGATCCTGATCGTGGCGTTCGCGCTGTTCGGGGCGCTTTTTTCGGAGACGGCGGGGCAGGTATTCGATCGCTTGCAGGCCCTGATCGTGGCCGATTTCGGCTGGTTCTATATCCTTACGGTGGCCGGTTTCCTGATCTTCATCGTGTTCCTCACGATCAGCAAATACGGCGACATCAAGCTGGGGCCGGACTGGAGCGAGCCCGAGTACAGCCACCTGTCGTGGTTCGCGATGCTGTTCAGCGCAGGCATGGGGATCGGGCTGGTGTTCTTCGGCGTGGCCGAGCCGATGCTGCACTATGCAGAGCCGCCGCGCGGTGACCCGCTCAGCGTGGAGTCTGCGCGACAGGCGATGGTGCTCACCTTCTTCCACTGGGGCGTGCACGCCTGGGCGATCTACGCGGTGGTCGGGCTGGCGCTGGCCTATTTCGCCTTCCGCCGCGGCCTGCCGCTAACCCCGCGCTCCGCGCTCTATCCGCTGCTCGGGGAGCGTATCCACGGGCCGATCGGCCACGCGATCGACATCTTCGCGGTTCTCGGCACCATGTTCGGGGTTGCCACCTCGCTTGGGCTGGGCGTGCTGCAGGTCAATGCCGGGCTCGCCTTCATCGCAGGGATCCCGCAATCGCCGGGCATCCAGATCGGCCTGATTGCGGTCATCACCGGGCTCGCGACGATGTCGGTCTATCTCGGGCTCGACAAGGGCGTGAAGCGCCTGTCCGAGTTCAACATCCTGCTCGCCGTGATCCTGCTCGCCTTCGTGCTGGTGACCGGTTCGACGATCTTCCTGCTGCAGGCCTTCGTCCAGAATACCGGGGCCTATCTGGGCCAGGTGGTGGAGCGCACGTTCCGTCTCTACGCCTACGAACCGAACGACTGGCTGGCCAATTGGACGCTGTTCTACTGGGGCTGGTGGATCGCATGGTCGCCCTTCGTCGGCATGTTCATCGCGCGCATTTCGCGCGGGCGCACGATCCGCCAGTTTGTGCTCGGCGTGCTGGTGGTGCCGGTGCTGTTCACCTTCCTGTGGATGACCGCGTTCGGCAACACCGCGATTGCGCTGGACATGGCAGGCGTCGCACCGCTCGCCCAGGTGGTTCAGGACAACCTGCCCACCGCGCTGTTCGCGACGCTGGCCGAGCTGCCTCTGTCGTCGATCACATCGGTTGCGGCCACGCTGCTGATCGTGACCTTCTTCGTTACTTCTGCGGATTCGGGCGCGCTGGTGATCGATACGATCACCAATGGCGCGGCAGAGGCGCCGCCGGTGTGGCAGCGCGTGTTCTGGGCGGTGTGCGCGGGCGCAGTCGCCGCAGTCCTGCTGGTCGCGGGCGGGCTGCAAGCCTTGCAGACGGCCGCCATCGCCAGTGCGCTGCCTTTCGCGGTGATCATGATCTTCATCTGCTATGGCCTGCTCAAGGCATTGGCCATGGAACACGCTGGCGGCGTACCCGATTACGGCGTGCTGCCCAGTCAGCCGGTCGACCCCGACATCAGCTGGAAGAAGCGCCTGTCCACCATCACCGGTTCGTTCCGCAAGGAGCAGGTGGCTGAATTCCTCGAACAGAAGGCCTTGCCCGCGCTGGAAGATGTGGCGGCGGAAATGCGCCGCCGCAGCCTGGCGCCCGAACTGACCCGCGATGGCGGCGATGTGCTGCTATCGGTCCCGCACGGCGAGCACGGCACCTTCAGCTACGAGGTGCGCGCGCGCTCCTTCCGCCCGCCGAGCTTCGCCTGGGCCGAAGCGCATCGCCCGGGCGACGAAGACAAGCGCCATTTCCGGGCGATGGCGCGTAGCTCCGAAGGCGGCCATCCGCTCGATGTGACGGGTTACACCACCGAACAGCTGATCGGCGACCTGCTCAACCGCTACGAGCATTTCCGCCACGCGCGGCGGCTGGCCTGA
- the nadA gene encoding quinolinate synthase NadA yields the protein MNDQTRPPTGDDLLAEIERLRKERNAVILAHYYQRPEIQDLADFVGDSLQLSQMAAETDADVIAFCGVKFMADTAKILSPEKIVVLPDMDAGCSLEDSCPPEKFKAFREAHPDHIALTYINCSTEVKALSDVIVTSSSAETILQQIPEDQPIIFGPDRHLGGYLNRKFNRDMLLWPGVCIVHEAFSETELLKLKAQHPGAPVAAHPECPAAIVEHADYVGSTSGILQFAETFEGDKLIVATEPHIIHQMEKALPNKTFIGAPGADGNCNCNICPYMALNTLEKLYTALRDLEPRIEIEEGLRLQAKQSLDKMLEMASGTIGKGDLDTID from the coding sequence ATGAACGACCAGACCCGCCCGCCGACCGGCGACGACCTGCTTGCCGAGATCGAGCGCCTGCGCAAGGAACGCAACGCGGTGATCCTGGCGCATTACTATCAGCGGCCCGAAATTCAGGATCTCGCCGATTTCGTCGGCGATTCGCTCCAGCTCAGCCAGATGGCGGCGGAGACCGATGCGGACGTGATCGCCTTTTGCGGGGTCAAGTTCATGGCCGATACGGCCAAGATCCTCAGCCCCGAGAAGATCGTCGTCCTGCCCGACATGGACGCGGGCTGCAGCCTCGAAGACAGCTGCCCGCCTGAGAAGTTCAAAGCCTTCCGCGAGGCGCATCCCGATCATATCGCGCTGACCTACATCAACTGCTCGACCGAGGTGAAAGCCCTGTCGGACGTGATCGTAACCAGCTCTTCGGCCGAAACCATCCTCCAGCAGATCCCCGAGGACCAGCCGATCATCTTCGGGCCGGACCGTCACCTGGGCGGCTATCTCAACCGCAAGTTCAACCGCGACATGCTGCTGTGGCCGGGCGTGTGCATCGTGCACGAGGCGTTCAGCGAGACCGAGCTGCTCAAGCTGAAAGCCCAGCACCCCGGCGCGCCGGTCGCGGCGCATCCCGAGTGCCCGGCGGCGATCGTCGAGCATGCAGACTATGTCGGCTCGACCAGCGGCATCCTGCAATTCGCCGAGACGTTCGAGGGCGACAAGCTGATCGTCGCGACCGAGCCGCACATCATCCACCAGATGGAAAAGGCGCTGCCGAACAAGACCTTCATCGGTGCGCCGGGCGCGGACGGCAACTGCAACTGCAATATCTGCCCTTACATGGCGCTCAACACGCTGGAAAAGCTCTACACCGCGCTGCGCGATCTGGAGCCGCGGATCGAGATCGAGGAAGGGCTGCGCCTGCAGGCCAAGCAGAGCCTCGACAAGATGCTGGAAATGGCCAGCGGCACAATCGGCAAGGGCGATCTCGACACGATCGACTGA
- a CDS encoding bacteriorhodopsin, which produces MAAPIADTTVAEPQIAQADAAISAIENLVTLTSQQYHLGSLILMVSYAAFFGFILFFLMSVQNLAPRYRLVPILSAVVMASAGLTLMQEFGLWKESYAYVDGLYRPLAQNDSFSNAYRYGNWTITVPILLAQLAIAMGLRQAEVHRRALRMAVPGVLMIWTGLYGQFGAVGDFSHLNLWGVISSIFFLWLILEVRQTLIAGLATTPDILRSWPSNLWWFFLATWGLYPLAYALPQLGATGDLVVARQAIYSFADIASKLIYGIILARFVLRRSAFEGYMPAAEALAPAPDKPNTGGPGLRRAP; this is translated from the coding sequence ATGGCTGCCCCGATCGCCGATACCACTGTTGCAGAGCCGCAGATTGCTCAGGCCGACGCAGCGATCTCGGCCATAGAGAACCTCGTCACCCTGACCAGCCAGCAATACCATCTGGGTTCGTTAATCCTTATGGTTAGTTACGCGGCGTTCTTCGGGTTCATTCTGTTCTTCCTGATGAGCGTGCAGAACCTCGCACCGCGTTATCGGCTGGTGCCGATCCTTTCGGCGGTCGTGATGGCGAGCGCGGGGCTGACCCTGATGCAGGAATTCGGCCTGTGGAAGGAAAGCTACGCCTACGTCGACGGCCTGTATCGCCCGCTGGCGCAGAACGACAGCTTCTCCAACGCCTATCGCTACGGCAACTGGACGATCACCGTGCCGATCCTGCTGGCCCAGCTGGCGATCGCGATGGGCCTGCGTCAGGCGGAGGTGCATCGGCGCGCGCTGCGCATGGCAGTGCCCGGCGTGCTGATGATCTGGACCGGCCTCTACGGCCAGTTCGGCGCGGTGGGCGATTTCTCGCATCTCAACCTGTGGGGTGTGATCTCTTCGATCTTCTTCCTGTGGCTGATCCTGGAAGTGCGCCAGACGCTGATCGCGGGGTTGGCGACCACGCCCGACATCCTGAGATCCTGGCCCAGCAACCTGTGGTGGTTCTTCCTCGCCACCTGGGGCCTCTATCCGCTTGCCTATGCCCTGCCGCAGCTTGGCGCGACGGGCGATCTGGTGGTTGCGCGTCAGGCGATCTATTCCTTCGCCGATATTGCTTCCAAGCTGATCTACGGCATCATTCTCGCCCGCTTCGTCCTGCGGCGCAGTGCTTTCGAGGGCTACATGCCCGCCGCCGAAGCGCTCGCCCCCGCGCCGGACAAGCCCAATACCGGCGGGCCCGGATTACGACGCGCTCCCTGA
- a CDS encoding DUF2254 domain-containing protein produces the protein MIARLQKLWSDINASYWFFPGLFAISTLLLATLTVELDRRGLTEWVDHLNWLPPARPQGASNMLTVIASSMIGVASTVFSITIAAVAYASGNYGPRLLTNFMEDRGNQLSLATFIGTFVYAITVLLSVRMPDESGMLSSQGDGFVPQLSMVIAYVLMALSVMVLVYFLNHVPSSIRINAVLEGIGRRLLNAIRDNFDEPMKARVEGEVREGTPVFASRTGYIQVINWHELLKVARKSGSELQLAVRTGDFCHPSVAIGYWSEKPDDACDEQVRECIALGDARTPAQDLHFMIDELVEIGLRALSPGINDPFTAISALHWIGAATAELGKRDLNWSVGEPDEDGRRPLRPMADDFSHYLGRGFGTIRSAVATSPPAATVMFDSLESAAATITDPVRHKNIRDEADQLMRQAKASLTGPDLEQVEARFALFRKRLEDHPK, from the coding sequence ATGATCGCCAGACTGCAAAAATTATGGAGCGATATCAACGCCAGCTACTGGTTCTTCCCGGGGCTGTTCGCGATCTCGACCCTGCTCCTGGCGACGCTGACGGTGGAGCTTGACCGGCGGGGCCTGACCGAGTGGGTCGATCATCTCAACTGGTTGCCCCCCGCCCGGCCCCAGGGGGCCAGCAACATGCTGACCGTGATCGCCAGTTCGATGATCGGGGTGGCGTCCACCGTCTTCTCGATCACGATCGCGGCGGTCGCCTATGCCAGCGGCAATTACGGCCCACGGCTGCTGACCAACTTCATGGAAGATCGCGGCAACCAGCTGAGCCTGGCGACCTTCATCGGCACCTTCGTCTACGCGATCACGGTGCTTCTGTCGGTGCGGATGCCCGACGAATCCGGGATGCTGAGCTCGCAAGGCGACGGGTTCGTGCCGCAACTGTCGATGGTGATCGCCTACGTTCTGATGGCCCTGTCGGTCATGGTGCTGGTCTATTTCCTAAACCACGTGCCCTCCTCGATCCGTATCAACGCCGTACTGGAAGGGATCGGTCGCCGCCTGCTGAACGCGATTCGCGACAATTTCGACGAACCGATGAAGGCGCGCGTGGAAGGCGAGGTGCGCGAGGGCACGCCCGTATTTGCCTCGCGCACAGGCTACATCCAGGTGATCAACTGGCACGAACTGCTCAAGGTTGCGCGCAAGAGCGGGTCGGAACTGCAACTGGCGGTGCGGACCGGCGATTTCTGCCACCCCTCGGTCGCCATCGGCTACTGGTCCGAAAAGCCGGACGATGCCTGCGACGAGCAGGTGCGCGAGTGCATTGCGCTGGGCGATGCACGCACCCCGGCGCAGGATCTGCATTTCATGATCGACGAGCTGGTCGAGATCGGGCTGCGCGCGCTGTCGCCCGGCATCAACGATCCCTTCACCGCGATCTCCGCCTTGCACTGGATCGGCGCGGCCACTGCCGAACTGGGCAAGCGCGACCTGAACTGGTCGGTGGGCGAACCCGACGAGGACGGGCGACGCCCGCTGCGGCCGATGGCGGACGATTTCAGCCACTATCTCGGGCGCGGCTTCGGCACGATCCGGTCCGCCGTCGCAACCAGCCCGCCGGCTGCGACGGTCATGTTCGATTCTCTCGAAAGCGCCGCTGCGACGATCACCGATCCGGTGCGTCACAAGAATATCCGCGACGAGGCGGACCAGCTGATGCGCCAGGCAAAAGCCTCCCTCACCGGGCCGGATCTGGAGCAGGTGGAGGCCCGCTTCGCGCTGTTTCGCAAGCGGCTGGAGGACCACCCCAAATAG
- a CDS encoding DMT family transporter, with the protein MATASNAHERTPLQGASQNPRALHWAALIAGNVALALGPWSVRLADSGPVSAGFWRLVLALPIIWLIARSARQPVLGVPRRTAWLVALGAIAFALDLASWHIGIEHTRLGNATLFGNAGSIVLLFWGIVIARTMPARAEWAAILLALGGAAILLGRSAEISADSLMGDLFCITAGMLYAIYLLCLQDARKGLGGWSLLVRVCCIAAPVLLTVALLRGEPVWPHDWTPLIVLALLSQVAGQGLLVFALRAFPPMIIGLALLMQPAVAVLSGYLAFGETLGLLDLVGMAMVGAALAVARARVG; encoded by the coding sequence ATGGCCACGGCAAGCAACGCACATGAAAGAACGCCTTTGCAGGGGGCAAGCCAAAACCCGCGCGCGCTGCACTGGGCCGCGCTGATCGCGGGCAATGTCGCGCTCGCGCTCGGCCCGTGGTCGGTCCGGCTGGCGGACAGCGGGCCGGTGTCGGCGGGGTTCTGGCGGCTGGTGCTGGCCTTGCCGATCATCTGGCTGATCGCGCGCAGTGCGCGTCAGCCTGTGCTGGGCGTGCCGCGCCGCACCGCATGGCTGGTCGCGCTGGGGGCGATCGCCTTCGCGCTCGATCTGGCCAGCTGGCACATCGGGATCGAACATACCCGGCTGGGCAATGCGACGCTGTTCGGCAATGCGGGCAGCATCGTGCTGCTTTTCTGGGGCATCGTGATCGCCCGGACCATGCCGGCGCGGGCCGAGTGGGCGGCGATCTTGCTCGCTCTGGGCGGGGCGGCGATCCTGCTGGGGCGCAGCGCAGAGATTAGCGCGGATAGCCTGATGGGCGACCTGTTCTGCATCACTGCGGGGATGCTCTACGCGATCTACCTGCTGTGCCTGCAGGATGCCCGCAAGGGGCTGGGCGGGTGGAGCCTGCTGGTGCGTGTGTGCTGCATCGCTGCGCCGGTGCTGCTGACGGTGGCGCTGCTGCGCGGCGAGCCTGTGTGGCCGCACGACTGGACTCCGCTGATCGTGCTCGCGTTGCTGAGCCAAGTTGCCGGGCAGGGGCTGCTGGTGTTTGCGCTGCGCGCCTTCCCGCCGATGATCATCGGCCTGGCGCTGCTGATGCAGCCTGCGGTGGCGGTACTCTCCGGCTATCTGGCGTTCGGCGAGACGCTCGGCCTGCTCGATCTTGTCGGCATGGCGATGGTCGGCGCGGCGCTCGCGGTCGCGCGCGCACGGGTCGGCTGA
- a CDS encoding alkene reductase, whose product MHDALFQPIRLGAITAPNRILMAPLTRGRATPPNFVPNAMMETYYRQRAGAGLIITEATGISVEGLGWPNAPGIWSEEQIEGWKPITDGVHEDGGRIVLQLWHMGRIVHSDFLGGEPPVSASATTAPGHAHTPTGRKDHVQARALSIDEIKRVVEDYRKAGENAKAAGFDGVQLHAANGYLIDQFLRRSSNLREDEYGGSAENRARLLGEALDALIDVWGADRVGLRLSPNGETQGVDDPDPAETFGAAAKVAEDRKVAFLELRQPGPNGTFGATDVPKQDAHIRGIYTGPLVLNSDYTPEEAASDVESGRADAISFGRPFISNPDLPTRIAKGAHLAENVKVPQSWYLPGPEGYIDYPTLEEEAAASA is encoded by the coding sequence ATGCACGACGCCCTGTTCCAGCCGATCCGCCTCGGCGCGATCACCGCGCCCAACCGGATTTTGATGGCACCGCTGACGCGCGGCCGCGCGACCCCGCCCAACTTCGTACCCAACGCGATGATGGAAACCTATTACCGCCAGCGCGCGGGTGCAGGCCTGATCATTACCGAGGCGACCGGGATCAGCGTGGAAGGGCTCGGCTGGCCCAACGCGCCGGGCATCTGGAGCGAAGAGCAGATCGAAGGCTGGAAGCCGATCACCGACGGCGTGCACGAGGATGGCGGGCGGATCGTCCTGCAGCTGTGGCACATGGGGCGGATCGTCCATTCCGATTTCCTCGGCGGGGAACCGCCGGTCTCGGCCAGCGCGACCACCGCGCCGGGCCACGCGCACACCCCCACGGGCCGCAAGGACCACGTGCAGGCCCGCGCGCTGTCGATCGACGAGATCAAGCGGGTGGTCGAGGATTACCGCAAGGCGGGTGAGAACGCGAAGGCCGCCGGGTTCGACGGGGTGCAGCTGCACGCCGCGAATGGCTACCTCATCGACCAGTTCCTGCGCCGCAGCAGCAACCTGCGCGAAGACGAATATGGCGGCTCTGCGGAAAACCGCGCCCGCCTGCTGGGCGAAGCGCTCGACGCGCTGATCGATGTGTGGGGCGCGGATCGCGTCGGCCTGCGCCTGTCGCCCAATGGCGAGACGCAGGGTGTAGACGATCCCGATCCGGCGGAAACCTTCGGCGCGGCAGCGAAGGTGGCGGAAGATCGCAAGGTCGCCTTCCTCGAACTGCGCCAGCCCGGCCCCAACGGCACCTTCGGCGCGACCGATGTGCCCAAGCAGGATGCGCACATCCGGGGGATCTACACCGGCCCGCTGGTGCTCAACAGCGATTACACGCCGGAAGAGGCAGCCAGCGATGTGGAGAGCGGGCGTGCCGACGCGATCAGTTTCGGCCGGCCGTTCATCTCAAACCCAGATCTGCCTACGCGGATCGCCAAGGGCGCGCATTTGGCTGAGAACGTCAAAGTGCCGCAAAGCTGGTACCTTCCCGGCCCCGAAGGCTACATCGATTATCCGACGCTGGAAGAAGAAGCCGCGGCGAGCGCCTGA
- the lipB gene encoding lipoyl(octanoyl) transferase LipB: protein MAGLEQIEWHVAAQQVPYREALDQMEARNAAIERGEARELIWQLEHPPVYTAGTSAVASELLDPRFEVVEAGRGGRYTYHGPGQRVTYTLLDLRRRGKDVRRFVHSLEGWVVDTLGGLGVECWTVPERVGIWTKGPDGREAKIGAIGVRVRRWVTMHGFAVNLSPDLSHFTGIVPCGIDEFGVTSLADLGIALAPEAWDEALKATAPTFLEALERQDVS, encoded by the coding sequence ATGGCCGGACTTGAACAGATCGAATGGCACGTCGCCGCGCAGCAGGTGCCCTATCGCGAGGCGCTGGACCAGATGGAGGCGCGCAACGCCGCGATCGAGCGGGGCGAGGCGCGCGAGCTGATCTGGCAGCTGGAGCACCCGCCGGTCTACACCGCGGGGACCAGCGCTGTGGCGAGCGAGTTGCTCGATCCGCGGTTCGAAGTGGTCGAGGCGGGCCGTGGCGGGCGCTACACCTATCATGGGCCGGGTCAGCGGGTGACCTACACCCTGCTCGACCTGCGCAGGCGCGGCAAGGATGTCCGCCGCTTCGTCCACTCGCTGGAGGGCTGGGTGGTCGATACGCTCGGCGGCCTCGGGGTGGAGTGCTGGACGGTGCCCGAACGGGTCGGCATCTGGACCAAGGGGCCCGACGGGCGCGAGGCGAAGATCGGGGCGATCGGCGTGCGCGTACGGCGCTGGGTGACGATGCACGGCTTTGCGGTCAACCTGTCGCCCGACCTTTCGCACTTCACCGGAATCGTCCCCTGCGGGATCGACGAGTTCGGCGTCACCAGCCTCGCCGATCTGGGGATCGCGCTTGCGCCCGAGGCGTGGGATGAGGCATTGAAGGCAACCGCGCCCACGTTTCTCGAGGCGCTCGAACGACAGGACGTGTCATGA
- a CDS encoding glycerophosphoryl diester phosphodiesterase membrane domain-containing protein, whose amino-acid sequence MKLDMNRAWTEALSLIQANIGVVATVAGVFFFLPYLAFALLMPQTANFAVEPNPDDPTAAFDQIMALYADIWWIMLLLIVAQTVGTLALLALLRADNRPTVGQAITVGAIGFLTSIAATIILYIGVGVIGGVLMGVAIASKITALAVILGLLLLVAFIYLMVKFSLLAPVIAIDKVYNPLTALLRSWRLTKGNSVRLFFFYLLLFIALVVVSGVIGMIVMLVFGLMGEEVMLIGSGLINSAVNAVVIVLMLGVLAAVHRQLAGPSAQSVGETFE is encoded by the coding sequence ATGAAACTCGACATGAATCGCGCGTGGACCGAAGCGCTCAGCCTGATCCAGGCCAATATCGGCGTGGTCGCGACCGTCGCGGGCGTGTTCTTCTTCCTGCCCTATCTCGCCTTCGCATTGCTGATGCCGCAGACGGCCAACTTCGCCGTCGAACCCAACCCGGACGATCCGACCGCCGCGTTCGATCAGATTATGGCGCTGTATGCGGACATCTGGTGGATCATGCTGCTGCTGATTGTAGCGCAGACCGTCGGCACGCTCGCCCTGCTGGCGCTGCTGCGGGCGGATAACCGCCCGACCGTGGGCCAGGCGATCACGGTGGGCGCGATCGGTTTCCTCACCTCCATCGCGGCGACCATCATCCTGTATATCGGCGTGGGCGTAATCGGGGGCGTGCTGATGGGGGTCGCGATCGCAAGCAAAATCACCGCGCTGGCAGTGATCCTGGGCCTCCTGCTGTTGGTCGCCTTCATCTACCTGATGGTGAAGTTCTCGCTGCTCGCGCCGGTCATCGCGATCGACAAGGTCTACAACCCGCTCACCGCCCTGCTGCGGTCGTGGCGGTTGACGAAAGGCAATTCGGTGCGGCTGTTCTTCTTCTACCTGCTGCTTTTCATCGCCCTCGTGGTGGTCAGCGGCGTGATCGGCATGATCGTGATGCTGGTCTTCGGCCTGATGGGGGAGGAAGTCATGCTGATCGGTTCGGGGCTGATCAATTCGGCAGTTAATGCGGTGGTCATCGTGCTGATGCTGGGCGTCCTCGCCGCAGTTCACCGCCAGCTCGCCGGGCCGAGCGCGCAAAGCGTGGGCGAAACCTTCGAATAG